The region GCTCCGCTTGCGCTTAGCAACTCTACTCCTAAAACTTCTTCAGCTTGCGCTTTTAGTTTCTTTAAAATTTGAACAGATTCAATGTAATTCACCACAATACCATCACGAACGACATCAGCATATTGGAAATTACCATAGATAGGATTATCTTCATGATCTAAAACAGCCAAAACGATGGAGGATGTTCCTAAATCGACTCCGACTTTTAGTTTTTCACCTTCAGACACTTTCCGCGCCGCTTGATTTTTTTTGACGAGCTGTGCAAATTCATCTAATAGTTGATTACTTACATTTAGATCCATGATGACACTCCCTATTCTTTAATTAACCGACCGACTGTTCCTTTACCGACATTGGCCGCATTAGCTTCATCCGTATCGATATGCATTTCTAAAACAAATTTTGGATCAGGACGAACAATGACATCGTCAAAAATTGTTTTACGTTCTTCAGAAGCTATTTCAACTTTTACAACATCACCTTTTTTGACACCAAAGTTTTCTGCATCGCGATCACTCATGTGGATATGACGTTTAGCTGCAATAGCTCCTTGAATTTGAACTTCACCATCTTTTGTTTTAACTGTAACAGTTGGCGTACCAGCTAAATCACCTGACATTCTAATTGGGACATTAACACCAATTTGACGGGCTTCAGTTTTAGCTAACTCTACTTGTGAATGAGCACGACATGGACCTAAAATCCGAACTCGCTCAATATCACCTTTAGGGCCTTGGATCGTTACAGTTTGATTTGAAGCAAATTCACCGGGTTGTTTAAGCGGTACTTTTACTGTCATTTCTTGACCTGGGAATAAAACATCAAAATCTGCTTGACTCAAATGTATATGGTGGTTAGATACACCAATTGGGATCTTTGGTTGACTTTCTTCGGCAATGATTTTACGAATCAGTTGTCTTAGTTCTTCTTCATTCATATTATTCATCCTAACGAATTCACTTATTTTTTAATACTTATTTTGTTGTTGGTAAAATTGTTTCAACATCTGTATGAGGGCGAGGGATGACGTAAGCAGCATACACTTCGCCAACGCTTTCAGCTGCACTAGTGCCAGCATCAACAGCCGCTTTAACGGCACCAACATCACCACGTACCATAACAGTTACTAAACCTGAACCAATTTTTTCTGTGCCAACAAGTGTCACGTTAGCCGCTTTAACCATTGCGTCCGCAGCTTCAATTGCGCCAACTAATCCTTTAGTTTCGATCATTCCTAATGCGTTATTCATAATAAATTCCTCCAATAAGATAGTTTTTTAAGTAAACGTATCGTTTTATTTGTACACAGTTCGTTTGATAACTTTGTTGCTATACCCCGCTATTTAACTAAAAGAGTTTAACTTTAACGCAGACGAGCTGTTTAAAAATAACCTTTACGATTTCTTAGGTTTTTTCTTTGTATTTGGTGCTTTTACCGCTTTTTTAACGGGTTCTGGTTTAGAAGTAGTCACTTTTTTAGTTATTCCAGGATCTACTTCTTTCTTAATACTTTCAGTTGCGACAACTTTATTAGTATCTGATTTTACTGTTTCAACTTTTTTAGGTGGAACAGCTTCTTTAGGTGCTACCGATTTTGCTGTCTCTGTTTTTTTTTCAACAGTTGGTTGGACTGTGACAGATTCTTTTTGTTCAACTAAAATGGCTTCTAACCCCTCTGCCACTCTTGGGATAACTAATGAAGCAACATATTTATCACTCATTTTTGCTGAGGCTACC is a window of Vagococcus intermedius DNA encoding:
- a CDS encoding BMC domain-containing protein translates to MMNNALGMIETKGLVGAIEAADAMVKAANVTLVGTEKIGSGLVTVMVRGDVGAVKAAVDAGTSAAESVGEVYAAYVIPRPHTDVETILPTTK
- the pduL gene encoding phosphate propanoyltransferase, giving the protein MNEEELRQLIRKIIAEESQPKIPIGVSNHHIHLSQADFDVLFPGQEMTVKVPLKQPGEFASNQTVTIQGPKGDIERVRILGPCRAHSQVELAKTEARQIGVNVPIRMSGDLAGTPTVTVKTKDGEVQIQGAIAAKRHIHMSDRDAENFGVKKGDVVKVEIASEERKTIFDDVIVRPDPKFVLEMHIDTDEANAANVGKGTVGRLIKE
- a CDS encoding BMC domain-containing protein; protein product: MNKALGIIEVIGFGCAVNISDVMAKTANVEILDIEKAKGSGWLAVKVIGDVGAVNAAVESGVASAKMSDKYVASLVIPRVAEGLEAILVEQKESVTVQPTVEKKTETAKSVAPKEAVPPKKVETVKSDTNKVVATESIKKEVDPGITKKVTTSKPEPVKKAVKAPNTKKKPKKS